From Streptomyces sp. NBC_00690, a single genomic window includes:
- a CDS encoding diaminopimelate decarboxylase — protein MTVDRRHHAVRAALQQGLLTEEQPVVALLDIAGIRASATALRAAFAAVTDAPVLHAFAVKAAPLVPVLALLNDEGIGAEVASPGELALARAAGVPANRIVLDSPAKTPAELAEALTLGIAVNADNPQELARLDAWAEGTASALGIRVNPQVGGGSIEALSTATATSKFGIALRDEGARAAVVRAYLDRPWLTRLHTHSGSQGIPLARMIDGVREVHGLAEEINAAAGRQQITTIDIGGGLPVNFASDETAPTFAQYAQLLKEQVPGLLDGRYGLVTEFGRSLLAKNGFFLARVEYTKVSGSRPIAVTHAGVQVATRTVYDPASWPLRIAAYDDKGSPKTGEPVVQDVAGPACFAGDLLAAGRPLPLLEPGDVVAALDTGAYYFSNHYGYNSLPRVGVHGYAVEGDESDSVRFSLVRAPQTMAEIVAESGGGLAGSLL, from the coding sequence ATGACTGTTGACCGTCGTCACCACGCCGTACGTGCCGCCCTCCAACAGGGACTCCTCACCGAGGAACAACCGGTGGTCGCCCTCCTCGACATCGCAGGTATCCGAGCCTCCGCCACCGCTCTGCGCGCCGCGTTCGCGGCCGTGACGGACGCCCCCGTACTGCACGCGTTCGCCGTCAAGGCCGCACCGCTCGTACCCGTACTCGCCCTGTTGAACGACGAAGGCATCGGCGCGGAGGTGGCGAGCCCCGGAGAGTTGGCGCTCGCCCGCGCGGCCGGGGTGCCGGCGAACCGCATCGTCCTCGACTCCCCCGCCAAGACACCCGCCGAACTCGCCGAAGCGCTCACCCTCGGCATCGCGGTCAACGCGGACAACCCCCAGGAGCTCGCCCGGCTCGACGCCTGGGCCGAGGGCACCGCATCGGCCCTCGGCATACGGGTCAATCCGCAGGTCGGCGGTGGTTCCATCGAGGCACTGTCCACAGCGACGGCAACCTCCAAGTTCGGAATCGCGCTCCGGGACGAAGGCGCACGCGCCGCGGTCGTACGCGCCTACCTCGACCGGCCCTGGCTGACCCGACTGCACACCCACTCCGGCTCACAGGGCATACCGCTGGCCCGAATGATCGACGGCGTACGGGAGGTCCACGGCCTCGCCGAGGAGATCAACGCGGCGGCCGGACGGCAACAGATCACCACTATCGACATCGGCGGCGGGCTGCCCGTCAACTTCGCATCGGACGAGACGGCACCGACGTTCGCGCAGTACGCACAGCTACTCAAGGAGCAGGTGCCCGGACTGCTGGACGGGCGGTACGGGCTGGTGACCGAGTTCGGCCGTTCGCTGCTCGCCAAGAACGGCTTCTTCCTGGCCAGGGTGGAGTACACCAAGGTGTCCGGCTCCCGGCCGATCGCGGTCACGCACGCGGGGGTGCAGGTGGCCACCCGTACCGTCTACGACCCGGCGTCCTGGCCTCTGCGGATCGCCGCCTACGACGACAAGGGGTCGCCCAAGACGGGCGAGCCGGTCGTGCAGGACGTGGCGGGGCCCGCGTGCTTCGCCGGCGATCTGCTCGCGGCGGGGCGTCCGCTGCCGCTGCTGGAGCCGGGCGATGTGGTGGCCGCCCTGGACACGGGCGCCTACTACTTCTCCAACCACTACGGCTACAACAGCCTGCCGCGGGTCGGGGTGCACGGCTATGCGGTGGAGGGTGACGAGTCCGACTCCGTGCGCTTCTCGCTGGTACGCGCCCCACAGACCATGGCGGAGATCGTGGCCGAGTCGGGCGGGGGGCTCGCGGGGTCGCTGCTGTAA
- a CDS encoding SRPBCC family protein, with product MANRSVVVERRIAAPAERVWRALTDLERAPAVLSGVDAVEVLSPGPFGVGTRWRETRRMMGKQATEEMYVTSSEPPLRYVVEADSQGAHYTSEFVLREVGPEETQVRMVFTAVPPSGISGLLARVFGAIGARAVAKTIGRDLADVAAAVEQGYGTV from the coding sequence ATGGCGAACAGAAGCGTGGTCGTGGAGCGCCGGATCGCGGCCCCCGCAGAGCGGGTCTGGCGCGCACTGACGGACCTGGAGAGAGCACCCGCCGTCCTCAGCGGAGTGGACGCGGTCGAAGTGCTCTCGCCAGGGCCCTTCGGGGTCGGGACGCGCTGGCGGGAGACCCGGCGCATGATGGGCAAGCAGGCGACGGAAGAGATGTACGTGACGTCCAGCGAGCCACCGCTCCGGTATGTGGTGGAGGCCGACTCCCAAGGCGCCCACTACACCTCGGAGTTCGTCCTACGGGAGGTGGGGCCCGAGGAGACACAGGTGCGGATGGTGTTCACGGCGGTGCCGCCCTCGGGGATCAGTGGGTTGCTCGCCAGGGTCTTCGGGGCGATCGGTGCCAGAGCCGTGGCCAAGACGATCGGCCGGGATCTGGCGGACGTGGCGGCGGCGGTCGAGCAGGGATACGGCACGGTCTGA
- a CDS encoding DUF5984 family protein, translating to MRFRFELRPLADVRPWGGEKPSLHWFGLTDGWYWIEVGGHQLLRYSDRTLHRWAAKFGAERAFPYADYYVARLWEDVLEMVPTVLEPIPDDLVGFVTRDRDDWPRGDRTPQAETAEQWHAEHSIYLGPLRNPPHIRWWRTITEDGDLVTVDWMHRPDVEIEFSCPLMGRVEVPTSVFLDAVTAFDRALLAAMDQRILALEATGPPAGVIVDLAALRQEQQERALWLGRARAREVATDADAIRLGVRELLGGGWSGPAN from the coding sequence ATGCGATTCCGATTCGAACTGCGACCGTTGGCGGACGTCCGGCCGTGGGGTGGGGAGAAACCCTCGCTGCATTGGTTCGGACTGACGGACGGCTGGTACTGGATCGAGGTGGGCGGCCACCAACTGCTGCGCTACTCAGATCGCACGCTGCACCGATGGGCGGCGAAGTTCGGTGCGGAGCGGGCGTTCCCCTATGCCGACTACTACGTGGCCCGTCTCTGGGAAGACGTGCTGGAGATGGTCCCCACGGTGTTGGAGCCGATCCCCGACGACCTCGTCGGCTTTGTGACGCGGGACCGGGACGACTGGCCGCGTGGTGACCGCACGCCGCAGGCGGAGACCGCGGAGCAGTGGCACGCCGAGCATTCGATCTATCTCGGTCCCCTGCGCAACCCTCCCCACATTCGGTGGTGGCGGACGATCACCGAGGACGGCGATCTCGTCACCGTCGACTGGATGCACCGCCCTGATGTCGAGATCGAGTTCAGCTGCCCCTTGATGGGGCGGGTCGAGGTGCCGACCAGTGTGTTCCTCGATGCGGTCACCGCATTCGATCGAGCGCTGCTGGCCGCCATGGATCAGCGCATCCTCGCTCTGGAGGCGACCGGACCGCCGGCCGGGGTCATCGTGGATCTGGCCGCACTGCGCCAGGAGCAACAGGAGCGAGCGCTCTGGTTGGGTCGGGCCAGGGCCCGTGAGGTGGCCACCGATGCGGACGCGATCAGGCTGGGGGTCAGGGAACTGCTCGGTGGCGGCTGGAGCGGCCCCGCCAACTGA
- a CDS encoding APC family permease, whose product MTTASETARAAEVPDGDGPLKRAIGPKLLILFVIGDILGTGIYATTGKVAGKVGGALWLPFLIGFIVAVLTAASYVELVGKYPKAAGAALYTQKAFKVPFVTFIVAFLVMCSGLASASAAARAFSGDYFLEFTDAVPATLIAILFILALAALNLRGVSESVKANVVLTIVELSGLAIILGIGAWAVFSGDGEASRLTEFEASGTGYALITSVLGATALGFFAFVGFEDSVNMAEETKDPIRTFPRAIFIGVAVTGTIYVLVALVSSLLVDHRTLAGSSGPLLEVVKAGGVDFPPKLFALIALFAVTNSALINIMMASRLCYGLANEGILPRAMGKVLPGRCTPVVGIVFVSVLAIGLVTTGEIEGLSDTTAFLLLCVFAVVNIAVLVLRRDRVAHKHFRTPTALPVLGAVTALILASPLADRDAEVYIRAGVLLAIGIVLWAVNKAVLKARGESVADNG is encoded by the coding sequence ATGACCACCGCATCCGAAACCGCCAGAGCCGCAGAGGTTCCGGACGGCGACGGTCCGCTGAAGCGGGCCATCGGGCCGAAGTTGCTCATCCTGTTCGTGATCGGCGACATCCTCGGCACCGGAATCTACGCAACGACCGGCAAGGTCGCTGGCAAGGTCGGCGGCGCCCTGTGGCTTCCGTTCCTCATCGGCTTCATCGTCGCCGTGCTCACCGCGGCCTCGTACGTGGAACTGGTCGGCAAGTACCCCAAGGCCGCGGGTGCCGCGCTGTACACGCAGAAGGCGTTCAAGGTCCCGTTCGTCACCTTTATTGTCGCGTTCCTGGTGATGTGCTCCGGCCTGGCGTCGGCCAGTGCCGCGGCACGGGCGTTCAGCGGTGACTACTTCCTGGAGTTCACCGACGCCGTCCCGGCCACCCTCATCGCGATCCTCTTCATCCTCGCCCTCGCCGCACTCAATCTGCGCGGTGTCTCGGAGTCGGTGAAGGCCAATGTGGTGCTGACGATCGTCGAGCTCAGCGGACTGGCCATCATCCTCGGCATCGGCGCATGGGCGGTGTTCTCGGGCGACGGCGAGGCATCACGGCTCACCGAGTTCGAAGCGTCCGGCACCGGATACGCGCTGATCACCAGCGTGTTGGGAGCGACGGCCCTGGGCTTCTTCGCCTTCGTCGGCTTCGAGGACTCGGTGAACATGGCCGAGGAGACGAAGGACCCGATCCGCACCTTCCCCCGCGCGATCTTCATCGGGGTCGCCGTCACGGGAACCATCTATGTGCTGGTGGCGCTGGTCTCCTCACTCCTGGTCGACCATCGCACCCTGGCGGGCTCCAGCGGCCCCCTGCTGGAAGTGGTCAAGGCCGGTGGCGTGGACTTCCCGCCCAAACTCTTCGCCCTGATCGCCCTGTTCGCGGTCACCAACTCCGCCCTCATCAACATCATGATGGCCTCGCGGCTCTGCTACGGACTGGCCAACGAGGGCATCCTGCCGCGCGCCATGGGCAAGGTGCTCCCCGGCCGCTGCACTCCCGTCGTCGGCATCGTGTTCGTGTCGGTGCTCGCGATCGGTCTGGTGACCACCGGCGAGATCGAGGGGCTCAGCGACACCACGGCCTTCCTGCTGCTCTGCGTCTTCGCCGTGGTCAACATCGCGGTCCTGGTGCTGCGTCGGGACCGGGTCGCCCACAAGCACTTCCGCACTCCCACCGCGCTGCCCGTGCTCGGTGCGGTGACCGCACTGATCCTGGCCAGCCCGCTGGCGGACCGGGATGCCGAGGTCTACATCCGGGCGGGTGTGCTGCTCGCCATCGGCATCGTCCTGTGGGCGGTCAACAAGGCGGTGTTGAAGGCGCGCGGCGAGAGCGTCGCCGACAACGGCTGA
- a CDS encoding transcriptional regulator, producing the protein MNNRLSVVSPMLRRLTDERATGVLIRDHGALYLVDGQVVHAEAAAAPGLDVITAASGRLRPDHWDDAIAAAGARCQVARQLVDSGAITAGELEICHLGTLFDAAFFTLATRSGATRFRYGVTHWLGPVRPVSPGAVERESMRRVRLLNSIWPHPEVDTAPVRRRPHRGRAISPHRRALLELADGVHTPPTIARELGRPAFNTLVEVRRLAAEGLIDATAGVPGAGAQTSSDDGTQQQEQAHEPPTAPDSALLRRIREALDVPASSPAARQAPRRTS; encoded by the coding sequence ATGAACAACCGGCTCTCGGTCGTCTCCCCCATGCTCCGACGACTCACCGACGAGCGCGCCACCGGAGTGTTGATCCGGGACCACGGGGCGCTCTACCTCGTCGACGGCCAGGTGGTCCATGCCGAAGCCGCCGCCGCCCCCGGACTCGACGTCATCACCGCCGCCAGCGGCCGGCTGCGCCCCGACCACTGGGACGACGCCATAGCCGCCGCGGGCGCCAGGTGCCAGGTCGCCCGCCAACTCGTCGACAGTGGGGCCATCACCGCCGGCGAACTGGAGATCTGCCATCTCGGCACCCTCTTCGACGCGGCCTTCTTCACCCTCGCCACCCGCAGCGGGGCAACCCGGTTCCGATACGGGGTCACCCACTGGTTGGGCCCGGTGCGGCCGGTGTCGCCCGGTGCGGTCGAGCGCGAATCGATGCGTCGCGTACGGCTGTTGAACTCCATCTGGCCCCATCCCGAGGTGGACACCGCACCCGTACGGCGACGCCCGCACCGCGGACGAGCCATCAGCCCCCACCGCCGCGCACTCCTGGAACTGGCCGACGGGGTACACACACCGCCGACCATCGCCCGGGAGTTGGGGCGACCCGCCTTCAACACCCTGGTCGAAGTGCGCAGACTCGCCGCCGAAGGCTTGATCGACGCAACGGCCGGCGTACCAGGAGCAGGGGCCCAGACATCGTCGGACGACGGGACGCAGCAACAAGAGCAGGCGCACGAACCGCCCACCGCCCCGGACAGCGCCCTGCTCCGCCGCATCCGTGAAGCGCTGGACGTCCCGGCGAGTTCGCCGGCCGCCCGCCAGGCCCCTCGTCGTACCTCATGA
- a CDS encoding roadblock/LC7 domain-containing protein — MTTEADVLAELRRLRVRMPQLTAALAASTDGVVLASDTGHAPEESKEHADRLASLTVSVLGAASHLGAVSGRGGFRELLIRGELGYTGIYGAGPSAVLALLAGPRINVGRLHLEARRSGARIGDLVDDALGALERPEAT; from the coding sequence ATGACGACCGAGGCCGATGTCCTCGCCGAACTGCGGCGCCTTCGGGTCCGGATGCCTCAGCTGACGGCAGCGCTGGCGGCCAGTACGGATGGTGTGGTGCTGGCATCGGACACCGGCCATGCGCCGGAGGAGTCCAAGGAGCACGCGGACCGACTGGCGTCGTTGACCGTCTCCGTCCTTGGTGCGGCCTCGCACCTCGGCGCGGTCAGTGGCCGAGGCGGCTTCCGCGAACTCTTGATCCGTGGCGAACTCGGTTACACCGGGATCTACGGAGCCGGCCCTTCGGCAGTGCTCGCCCTGCTGGCCGGTCCTCGGATCAATGTCGGCCGGCTCCATCTGGAGGCGCGGCGCTCCGGTGCCCGCATCGGCGATCTGGTCGACGACGCCCTCGGCGCACTCGAACGGCCGGAGGCCACCTGA
- a CDS encoding MurR/RpiR family transcriptional regulator, producing MSDTPATRLQELFEGHRLTPTQRRIAHHMVRRAADVPFLSSVELAELAGVSQPSVTRFAVALGFDGYPALRRHLREITPPGRPATTTADGAPNEYQQAVQAEIENLRQLSELLADPTPVERAGRLLAASRPLPVLGLRAASAQAHGFAYFASKVHPDVRLLDQAGSLLADRIDSSLRAGAEVLLCFALPRHPKEVVEALAYARSRGLTVVTVADSAFAPVAEHSDLLIPAAVGTGFSFDTACAPMLLGRVLLEAMCDALPDAQARLEDFDARAAARGLFAE from the coding sequence ATGAGCGACACCCCCGCCACCCGGCTGCAAGAGCTGTTCGAGGGGCATCGACTCACCCCCACCCAGCGGCGCATCGCCCACCACATGGTGCGCAGGGCGGCCGACGTGCCGTTCCTCTCCAGTGTGGAACTCGCCGAACTCGCCGGCGTCAGCCAGCCGTCCGTCACCCGCTTCGCGGTCGCCCTCGGCTTCGACGGCTACCCGGCACTGCGCCGGCACCTGCGCGAGATCACCCCACCCGGGCGACCGGCCACCACCACGGCCGATGGCGCACCGAACGAGTACCAGCAGGCCGTGCAAGCCGAGATCGAGAACCTGCGCCAACTCTCCGAACTGCTCGCCGACCCGACGCCCGTCGAACGCGCCGGCAGACTCCTCGCCGCATCCCGGCCACTGCCCGTCCTCGGACTGCGCGCGGCCTCCGCTCAGGCCCACGGGTTCGCCTACTTCGCGAGCAAGGTCCACCCGGACGTGCGCCTGCTGGACCAGGCCGGCAGTCTCCTCGCCGACCGCATCGACTCCTCACTGCGTGCGGGCGCGGAGGTCCTGCTCTGCTTCGCACTGCCCCGCCACCCCAAGGAGGTCGTGGAGGCGCTGGCGTACGCACGCTCCCGTGGGCTGACGGTGGTCACGGTCGCCGACTCCGCGTTCGCCCCGGTCGCCGAACACAGCGATCTGCTCATCCCGGCGGCGGTCGGCACGGGCTTCTCCTTCGACACGGCCTGCGCCCCGATGCTGCTCGGCAGGGTGCTGCTGGAGGCGATGTGCGACGCACTGCCCGATGCGCAGGCCCGGTTGGAGGACTTCGACGCCCGGGCGGCGGCCCGAGGACTCTTCGCGGAGTGA
- a CDS encoding cystathionine beta-synthase — MRIHHSMISLVGNTPLVKLNSVTEGIQATVLAKVEYFNPGGSVKDRIAVRMIEAAEESGALLPGGTIVEPTSGNTGVGLAIVAQQKGYKCIFVCPDKVSTDKINVLRAYGAEVVVCPTAVDPEHPDSYYNVSDRLVQETPGAWKPDQYSNPNNPRSHYETTGPELWDQTDGKITHFVAGVGTGGTISGTGRYLKDVSDGAVAVIGADPEGSVYSGGSGRPYLVEGVGEDFWPTAYDRTVTDEIVAVSDKDSFQMTRRLAKEEGLLVGGSCGMAVVAALRVAERLGPDDVVVVLLPDSGRGYLSKIFNDEWMADYGFLEGSGPSASVGDVLRHKEGGKIPSLVHMHPEETVGDAIEVLREYGVSQMPIVKPGAGHPDVMAAEVIGSVVERELLGALYTERATLSDSLEKHMSAPLPQVGSGEPVADLMSVLSDTTHAADAAIVLVEGKPKGVVSRQDLLAFLAGGGN, encoded by the coding sequence GTGCGCATTCACCACTCGATGATCAGTCTTGTCGGCAATACCCCTTTGGTGAAGCTCAACAGCGTGACCGAGGGCATTCAGGCGACGGTCCTGGCCAAGGTCGAGTACTTCAACCCAGGCGGCTCGGTGAAGGACCGCATCGCCGTGCGCATGATCGAGGCGGCGGAGGAGAGCGGGGCGCTGCTGCCCGGGGGCACCATCGTGGAGCCGACCAGCGGCAACACCGGTGTGGGGCTGGCGATCGTGGCCCAGCAGAAGGGGTACAAGTGCATCTTCGTCTGCCCGGACAAGGTCTCCACGGACAAGATCAATGTGCTGCGGGCGTACGGCGCAGAGGTCGTCGTCTGCCCCACCGCCGTCGACCCGGAGCATCCCGACTCGTACTACAACGTCTCCGACCGGCTGGTCCAGGAGACCCCGGGTGCCTGGAAGCCCGACCAGTACTCGAACCCCAACAACCCCCGTTCGCACTATGAGACGACCGGTCCCGAGCTATGGGATCAGACCGACGGAAAGATCACCCATTTCGTCGCGGGCGTCGGCACGGGCGGCACGATCTCCGGCACCGGTCGCTACCTCAAGGACGTCAGCGACGGCGCCGTCGCGGTGATCGGCGCCGACCCGGAGGGCTCCGTCTACAGCGGTGGTTCCGGTCGCCCCTACCTGGTCGAGGGCGTCGGTGAGGACTTCTGGCCCACCGCCTACGACCGGACGGTGACCGACGAGATCGTCGCCGTGTCCGACAAGGACTCCTTCCAGATGACCCGCCGCCTCGCGAAGGAAGAGGGCCTCCTGGTCGGCGGCTCCTGCGGCATGGCGGTCGTGGCCGCCCTGCGGGTCGCCGAGCGCCTCGGACCGGACGACGTGGTGGTCGTCCTGCTCCCCGACAGCGGACGCGGCTACCTCAGCAAGATCTTCAACGACGAGTGGATGGCCGACTACGGCTTCCTGGAGGGCTCTGGTCCCTCCGCATCCGTCGGCGACGTGCTGCGCCACAAGGAAGGGGGCAAGATCCCCAGCCTGGTGCACATGCACCCGGAGGAGACCGTGGGCGACGCGATCGAGGTGCTGCGCGAGTACGGCGTGTCCCAGATGCCGATCGTGAAGCCCGGCGCCGGCCACCCCGATGTGATGGCCGCCGAGGTCATCGGTTCGGTGGTGGAACGTGAACTCCTCGGAGCCCTCTACACCGAGCGCGCCACGCTGAGCGACTCGCTGGAGAAGCACATGAGTGCCCCCCTGCCGCAGGTCGGATCGGGTGAGCCGGTCGCCGACCTGATGAGCGTGCTCAGCGACACCACGCATGCGGCGGACGCCGCGATCGTGCTGGTGGAGGGCAAGCCCAAGGGCGTGGTGAGCCGCCAGGACCTGCTGGCGTTCCTCGCCGGCGGCGGAAACTAA
- a CDS encoding SGNH/GDSL hydrolase family protein translates to MSRARVARRIAAGAAYGGGSIGLLGVATMGVVVAEVQLAKRTVGGGTAPVPPRGDGLYGLAFGRTNPMLLGLLGDSTAAGQGVRRASQTPGALLASGLAAVAERPVEVCNVAQPGARSDDLERQVTALLADTSRQPDVCVIMIGANDVTHRIPATESVRHLASAVRRLRTSGAEVVVGTCPDLGTIEPVYQPLRWLARRASRQLAAAQTIVTVEQGGRTVSLGDLLGPEFAANPREMFGADNYHPSAEGYATAAMAMLPTVCAALGVWPESDRPDARRDEGMLPVAKAAAEAAKEAGTEVTGARAPWALLKHRRRRRLPEPPSTPDAAEPSPTEATHR, encoded by the coding sequence GTGTCGAGGGCAAGAGTGGCACGGCGCATCGCAGCAGGCGCCGCCTACGGCGGCGGAAGCATCGGCCTGCTCGGAGTGGCGACCATGGGCGTGGTGGTCGCAGAGGTGCAGTTGGCGAAACGCACGGTCGGAGGGGGTACGGCTCCCGTTCCGCCCCGCGGCGACGGACTCTACGGGCTGGCCTTCGGGCGCACGAACCCGATGCTCCTGGGGCTGCTGGGCGACTCCACGGCAGCAGGCCAGGGGGTGCGCAGAGCCAGCCAGACTCCGGGAGCGCTGCTGGCCTCGGGGCTCGCGGCGGTCGCGGAACGGCCGGTCGAAGTGTGCAACGTCGCACAGCCCGGGGCGCGGTCGGACGATCTGGAACGACAGGTCACCGCCCTGCTGGCGGACACCTCCAGACAGCCGGACGTCTGCGTGATCATGATCGGTGCGAATGACGTCACCCACCGGATCCCGGCCACTGAATCAGTGCGCCACCTGGCCTCCGCGGTGCGCAGACTGCGTACGTCCGGAGCCGAAGTGGTGGTGGGCACCTGCCCCGACCTGGGCACCATCGAACCGGTGTACCAGCCGCTGCGCTGGCTGGCCCGCAGGGCATCCAGGCAACTCGCGGCGGCCCAGACGATCGTGACGGTGGAGCAGGGTGGACGGACGGTCTCGCTGGGGGATCTGCTGGGGCCGGAGTTCGCGGCCAATCCACGGGAGATGTTCGGCGCCGACAACTACCACCCCTCCGCCGAGGGATATGCGACGGCGGCGATGGCGATGCTGCCGACCGTCTGTGCGGCGCTCGGGGTCTGGCCCGAGTCGGACCGGCCGGATGCCCGTCGGGACGAGGGGATGCTCCCGGTGGCGAAGGCCGCGGCGGAGGCGGCGAAGGAGGCCGGTACCGAGGTCACGGGGGCCCGCGCGCCCTGGGCACTGCTCAAGCACCGCAGGAGGCGGCGGCTGCCAGAGCCCCCTTCCACCCCGGACGCGGCCGAGCCGTCACCGACGGAGGCGACGCACCGCTAG
- a CDS encoding acetyl-CoA C-acetyltransferase, whose product MPEAVIVSAARSPIGRAFKGSLKDLRADDLTATIIAAALAKVPELDPRDIDDLMLGCGLPGGEQGHNLGRIVAVQMGMDHLPGCTITRYCSSSLQTSRMAFHAIKAGEGDVFISAGVEMVSRFAKGSSDGLPDTRNPLFEQAQARTARTAEGGGESWHDPREDGLLPDAYIAMGQTAENLAQLKNVTRQDMDEFGVRSQNLAEAAIAAGFWEREITPVTTPDGTVVSQDDGPRAGVTLEGVAGLKPVFRPDGLITAGNCCPLNDGAAALVIMSDTKASELGLTPLARIVSTGVSGLSPEIMGYGPVEASRQALARAGMTVDDIDLVEINEAFAAQVIPSYRDLGIDIEKLNVNGGAIAVGHPYGMTGARITATLINSLQFHDKQFALETMCVGGGQGMAMVIERLS is encoded by the coding sequence ATGCCCGAAGCCGTCATCGTTTCCGCCGCCCGCTCCCCCATCGGCAGGGCCTTCAAGGGCTCCCTCAAGGACCTGCGGGCCGACGACCTGACCGCGACGATCATCGCGGCGGCCCTTGCCAAGGTGCCGGAGCTGGATCCGAGGGACATCGACGACCTGATGCTCGGCTGCGGTCTCCCCGGCGGCGAGCAGGGGCACAACCTCGGTCGGATCGTGGCCGTACAGATGGGGATGGACCATCTGCCCGGGTGCACGATCACCCGCTACTGCTCATCGTCGCTCCAGACCTCCCGCATGGCCTTCCACGCCATCAAGGCCGGTGAGGGGGACGTCTTCATCTCGGCCGGGGTCGAGATGGTCTCCCGATTCGCCAAGGGCTCGTCCGACGGTCTGCCCGACACCCGCAACCCCCTCTTCGAGCAGGCCCAGGCCCGTACCGCCAGGACTGCGGAGGGCGGGGGCGAGAGCTGGCACGACCCGCGTGAGGACGGCCTGCTTCCCGACGCGTACATCGCCATGGGCCAGACCGCCGAGAACCTCGCCCAACTCAAGAACGTCACCCGCCAGGACATGGACGAGTTCGGCGTCCGCTCGCAGAACCTGGCCGAGGCGGCCATCGCCGCGGGGTTCTGGGAGCGGGAGATCACCCCCGTCACCACCCCGGACGGCACGGTCGTCAGCCAGGACGACGGCCCCCGCGCCGGAGTGACCCTGGAGGGCGTCGCCGGGCTGAAGCCGGTGTTCCGCCCCGACGGACTCATCACCGCCGGCAACTGCTGCCCGCTCAACGACGGCGCCGCCGCCCTGGTGATCATGAGTGACACCAAGGCGAGCGAGCTGGGTCTGACCCCGCTCGCCCGGATCGTCTCCACCGGAGTCTCCGGGCTCTCGCCGGAGATCATGGGGTACGGGCCGGTCGAGGCGTCGCGACAGGCCCTCGCCCGCGCCGGGATGACCGTGGACGACATCGACCTCGTCGAGATCAACGAAGCGTTCGCGGCCCAGGTGATCCCCTCGTACCGGGATCTGGGCATCGACATCGAGAAGCTGAACGTCAACGGCGGCGCGATCGCGGTCGGCCACCCCTACGGCATGACCGGTGCCCGGATCACCGCCACGCTGATCAACAGCCTCCAGTTCCACGACAAGCAGTTCGCGCTGGAGACCATGTGCGTCGGCGGCGGCCAGGGCATGGCCATGGTCATCGAGCGGCTCAGCTGA
- a CDS encoding DUF4287 domain-containing protein yields MSQVFSEETHRNLLSRIPQCTGREISDWLRTVEEGPSLFRFEEKVSWLRGEHDLAYGHAKAIIHEYDLRRAARRLL; encoded by the coding sequence ATGTCCCAAGTCTTCTCCGAAGAGACACACCGCAATCTGCTCTCCCGAATCCCACAATGCACTGGTCGCGAGATCTCCGACTGGCTCCGCACCGTCGAGGAAGGCCCCTCCCTCTTCCGTTTCGAGGAGAAGGTCAGTTGGCTCCGGGGCGAACACGATCTCGCGTACGGCCACGCCAAAGCGATCATCCACGAGTACGACCTGAGGCGTGCCGCCCGCAGACTGCTGTAG